TCCTCAGCAAGCAGGTTCAGAATGTCGATAGACCGTTTGACAGTCTTAACGGAATCGGATTTCGGCATTGGCATCTCCTACCGCTAAGCGGTTCCCTCTCAGAAATGAAATTCCCTTCCGAATAGAGCGTATTCTTAGGGCGGTATCGGGAGGATAGTTAGTCCTGCCCACCAAATAGGGAACAGCAATTGCCTTGGCTTGCACCGCAGCCCGGAGGGAGGACCGGACCGACCTATGATTACTACGGATCGCTCCGGAAGGCCGGCGCCGCATCTTCCGACCCTGGAACTCTTTTCCCTTGCCGGCCGTGTGGCGATTGTGACCGGAGGCAACCGCAATCTCGGGCTGGGGCTGAGCCGCGGGCTCGCGGGCGCGGGAGCCCATGTGCTTATCGCCAACCGTGATGCGGACAGCGGCGACGCGGCGGCGGCCGCGATGCGCAACGAGGGATGGAGCGCGGCGGCGTGCACGGCCGATGTGAGCGACCCCGCGGCCTGCGAGCGGATGGCGGCCTTCGCGGCCGATCGATGGGGGCGGATCGACGTCCTGGTCAATAACGGCGCGGTGCGGGTCGACAAGACGGCGGCGGAGCACACCGCGGCGGATTTCGACTGGATCATGGGCGTGAACGTCCGCGGCGTCTTGCACGCCTGCCAGGCGGTCTACCCTTTTATGCGCCGTCAGCACAAGGGCCGGATCATCAACATCGCCTCGATCTCGGCGCGCAAAGGGGTGGTCCGGCGGACCTCGTATAGTGCGTCGAAGGGCGCCGTCGTGGCGCTCACGCGCGGGCTTGCGGTCGAATGGGCGGCCGACGGCATCACGGTCAACGCGATTTCGCCCGGTTCGATCGCGTCGCCTGAGCGCCCTGCCGACCGGATGTCGGCCCGATACAAGATGACGATCGATCTGATACCGATCGGCCGGGT
The nucleotide sequence above comes from bacterium. Encoded proteins:
- a CDS encoding SDR family oxidoreductase encodes the protein MTGGNRNLGLGLSRGLAGAGAHVLIANRDADSGDAAAAAMRNEGWSAAACTADVSDPAACERMAAFAADRWGRIDVLVNNGAVRVDKTAAEHTAADFDWIMGVNVRGVLHACQAVYPFMRRQHKGRIINIASISARKGVVRRTSYSASKGAVVALTRGLAVEWAADGITVNAISPGSIASPERPADRMSARYKMTIDLIPIGRVSQPEDMVGLCVFLASDASAYLTGQDILIDGGWSLLMRPMSMP